A region of Streptomyces sp. NBC_01788 DNA encodes the following proteins:
- a CDS encoding DNA-binding protein has translation MRDVHRLQSVPTSRGSGSVLAAWERFVQGEDHVPDVRPLVAISWHRCREQYRVDPHLTRAPVAVAEPDHTPEQEVVFAELGFRAASVAHEVGSLGGVVTVTDATGRILAEWGDQATLARAGESRLAPWFCWSECAAGTNGMGTAMEAHGPVAIRGAEHWCRAFHDWVCAGVAVRDVVTREPIAVLGICCWRNPLPESAGGWLANALTMTQYPLKRRARDSGAELVAACAQARAHSGGALAAVDTAGKVVIADDMASVLLGVPACTPAVDPTLRWNPGLPELIAAVRYATGQAAHDSDWVGSTQIFARLADEPTSIGFRPVFSSGHLIGHLVSFGASDGARVPQVEGPADARPAHPRPTRPRVGPRRLVAVRGNRLVLLRLPEVSFAESRGNDVWLSTDQGRLRAASVSLDKLDGELADAGFLRVHRRYVVNLDRIREIERGLKGELSLVMDGHADEMVPVSRRNAPAVRRALDL, from the coding sequence ATGAGGGATGTACATCGACTCCAGTCCGTCCCGACGAGCCGGGGCAGTGGCAGCGTGCTCGCGGCGTGGGAACGGTTCGTGCAGGGCGAGGACCATGTCCCGGACGTAAGGCCCCTGGTGGCGATCTCCTGGCATCGCTGCCGGGAGCAGTACCGGGTCGATCCGCACCTCACGCGGGCCCCGGTGGCCGTGGCGGAGCCCGACCACACGCCCGAGCAGGAAGTCGTGTTCGCCGAGCTGGGATTCCGTGCCGCCTCCGTGGCGCACGAGGTGGGCAGTCTCGGTGGCGTCGTCACCGTCACCGACGCCACCGGCAGGATCCTGGCCGAGTGGGGTGATCAGGCCACGCTCGCCCGGGCCGGCGAGTCCCGTCTGGCGCCCTGGTTCTGCTGGTCCGAGTGCGCGGCCGGCACGAACGGCATGGGCACCGCGATGGAGGCGCACGGCCCGGTGGCGATCAGGGGCGCGGAGCACTGGTGCCGGGCGTTCCACGACTGGGTCTGCGCGGGCGTCGCGGTACGGGACGTGGTGACCAGGGAACCGATCGCGGTCCTGGGCATCTGCTGCTGGCGCAACCCGCTTCCCGAGTCCGCGGGCGGCTGGCTGGCGAACGCGCTCACCATGACCCAGTACCCGCTGAAGAGGCGCGCCCGGGACAGCGGCGCCGAGCTGGTCGCGGCCTGCGCCCAGGCCAGGGCGCACTCCGGTGGGGCGCTCGCGGCGGTGGACACCGCAGGCAAGGTGGTGATCGCCGACGACATGGCGAGCGTGCTGCTTGGCGTCCCCGCCTGTACTCCGGCGGTCGACCCGACACTGCGCTGGAATCCCGGGCTGCCGGAGCTGATCGCGGCCGTACGGTACGCCACCGGGCAGGCTGCCCACGACTCCGACTGGGTGGGCTCGACGCAGATCTTCGCCCGTCTCGCCGACGAGCCGACGTCGATCGGATTCCGGCCCGTGTTCTCGTCCGGGCACCTGATCGGGCACCTGGTCTCGTTCGGTGCCTCCGACGGCGCGCGGGTGCCGCAGGTGGAGGGGCCCGCGGACGCCCGGCCCGCACACCCCCGGCCCACGCGTCCTCGAGTGGGGCCGCGCCGGCTGGTCGCGGTACGCGGCAACCGGCTGGTGCTGCTGCGGCTGCCGGAGGTCTCCTTCGCCGAGTCGCGGGGAAACGACGTGTGGCTCTCCACCGATCAGGGCCGGCTGCGGGCCGCCTCCGTGAGCCTGGACAAGCTCGACGGCGAGCTGGCGGACGCCGGCTTCCTGCGGGTGCACCGCCGGTACGTGGTCAACCTCGACCGCATCCGGGAGATCGAGCGCGGACTCAAGGGCGAGCTGTCCCTGGTCATGGACGGCCACGCCGACGAAATGGTGCCGGTCTCCCGGCGGAACGCGCCGGCCGTGCGCCGGGCGCTGGACCTCTGA
- a CDS encoding AlkA N-terminal domain-containing protein produces the protein MQKGMHTHRERCVRAVQSKDARFDGWFFTAVLTTGIYCRPSCPVVPPKPENMTFYPSAAACQQAGFRACKRCRPDTSPGSPEWNQRADAVARAMRLIADGVVDREGVPGLAARLGYSTRQIERQLRAELGAGPLALARAQRAQTARLLIETTDLPMAEIAFAAGFSSIRTFNDTVREVFALSPSGLRTRVPVRARTTGGGTLTGTQGTPGASPGTLCLRLPFRAPLNPDNLFGHLAATAVPGVEEWRDGAYRRTLRLPYGHGIAALTPKPDHIACRLTLGDLRDLPVAISRCRRMLDLDADPVAIDDQLRTDPFLAPLVDKAPGRRVPRTVDEGEFALRAVLGQQVSTAAARTHAGRLAAAHGEPVDDPEGGLSHLFPAPEAVAALDPESLAMPRTRRTTLLTLARQLGDGTLHLGVESDWEETRARLLALPGFGPWTADVIAMRALGDPDAFLPTDLGIRRAAQELGLPSTPAALTARAAAWRPWRAYAVQYLWATDSHPINFLPV, from the coding sequence ATGCAGAAAGGGATGCACACCCACCGGGAGCGCTGCGTGCGCGCGGTCCAGTCCAAGGACGCGCGCTTCGACGGCTGGTTCTTCACCGCCGTGCTGACCACCGGCATCTACTGCCGGCCGAGCTGCCCGGTGGTGCCGCCCAAGCCGGAGAACATGACCTTCTACCCGAGCGCGGCCGCCTGCCAGCAGGCCGGCTTCCGGGCCTGCAAGCGCTGCCGCCCCGACACCAGCCCCGGTTCACCGGAGTGGAACCAGCGCGCGGACGCCGTGGCGCGCGCCATGCGGCTGATCGCCGACGGAGTCGTGGACCGCGAGGGCGTGCCGGGACTCGCCGCCCGCCTCGGCTACAGCACCCGCCAGATCGAACGCCAGCTCCGCGCCGAACTCGGCGCCGGACCGCTCGCGCTCGCCCGCGCCCAGCGCGCCCAGACCGCCCGGCTGCTGATCGAGACCACCGATCTGCCCATGGCGGAGATCGCCTTCGCCGCCGGCTTCTCCTCGATCCGCACCTTCAACGACACCGTGCGCGAGGTCTTCGCCCTGTCGCCGAGCGGGTTGCGCACGCGGGTTCCGGTGCGGGCGCGTACGACCGGGGGCGGCACGCTTACGGGCACCCAAGGCACCCCGGGCGCCTCTCCGGGCACCCTCTGTCTGCGCCTGCCGTTCCGTGCCCCGCTCAACCCGGACAATCTCTTCGGCCACCTCGCGGCCACCGCCGTACCCGGAGTCGAGGAGTGGCGCGACGGTGCCTACCGCAGGACCCTGCGCCTGCCCTACGGCCACGGGATCGCCGCGCTGACCCCGAAGCCGGACCACATCGCCTGCCGCCTCACCCTCGGTGACCTGCGGGACCTGCCGGTCGCCATCAGCCGCTGCCGGCGCATGCTCGACCTGGACGCCGACCCGGTCGCGATCGACGACCAACTGCGCACCGACCCGTTCCTCGCGCCCCTGGTCGACAAGGCCCCGGGCCGGCGCGTACCGCGCACGGTGGACGAGGGTGAGTTCGCGCTGCGGGCCGTGCTCGGCCAGCAGGTCTCCACGGCCGCCGCCCGTACTCACGCCGGCCGCCTGGCCGCCGCGCACGGCGAGCCCGTCGACGACCCCGAGGGCGGCCTCTCCCACCTCTTCCCCGCGCCCGAGGCCGTGGCCGCCCTCGACCCCGAGTCACTGGCGATGCCCCGCACCCGGCGTACGACCCTGCTCACCCTGGCCCGTCAACTAGGCGATGGAACACTCCACTTGGGCGTGGAGAGCGACTGGGAGGAAACCCGCGCCCGCCTTCTGGCACTCCCCGGCTTCGGCCCCTGGACCGCCGACGTCATCGCCATGCGCGCCCTCGGCGACCCCGACGCCTTCCTCCCCACCGACCTCGGCATCCGGCGCGCCGCACAGGAACTCGGCCTGCCGTCCACCCCGGCCGCGCTCACCGCCCGCGCGGCGGCCTGGCGGCCCTGGCGGGCGTATGCCGTGCAGTACCTGTGGGCGACCGACAGCCACCCGATCAACTTCCTTCCCGTCTGA
- a CDS encoding methylated-DNA--[protein]-cysteine S-methyltransferase, translating into MKQYTVIDSPYDLLTLVADDGVLCGLYMTEQRHRPPEESFGEPGDGSFGEAVEQLEAYFGGELKEFTVPLRLHGTPFQRSVWDQLRKIPYGETRSYGDLATALGKPGASRAVGLANGKNPVGIIVPCHRVIGTGGSLTGYGGGLPRKQRLLDFERGAALF; encoded by the coding sequence ATGAAGCAGTACACCGTGATCGACAGCCCCTACGACCTGCTCACCCTCGTCGCCGACGACGGCGTCCTGTGCGGCCTGTACATGACCGAGCAGCGCCACCGCCCGCCCGAGGAGTCCTTCGGCGAGCCGGGCGACGGCTCCTTCGGCGAGGCGGTCGAGCAGCTGGAGGCCTACTTCGGGGGCGAGTTGAAGGAGTTCACCGTCCCACTGCGCCTGCACGGAACCCCGTTCCAGCGCAGCGTCTGGGACCAACTGCGGAAGATCCCCTACGGCGAGACCCGCTCCTACGGCGACCTCGCGACCGCCCTCGGCAAGCCGGGCGCCTCCCGCGCGGTGGGTCTCGCCAACGGCAAGAACCCCGTCGGCATCATCGTCCCCTGCCACCGGGTGATCGGCACGGGCGGCAGCCTCACCGGCTACGGCGGCGGCCTGCCCAGAAAGCAACGCCTGCTGGACTTCGAACGCGGAGCGGCCCTCTTCTGA
- a CDS encoding DUF488 domain-containing protein, whose product MEQEPLITFGHGTADRERLTELIRGAGIAAVVDIRTAPGSRHNPDAGRERLRQWLPEAGISYRWESRLGGFRKLPADSPDTVWRNDAFRGYAAHTRTDEFLDAIAQLLDEAAERRTAVMCAEAVWWRCHRRIVADFVVLARGRPVLHLMPAGRLVPHRLSEGVRLREDGLLVYDGPGGKGGQGSSDRPEEGRARSGRGT is encoded by the coding sequence ATGGAGCAGGAGCCGCTCATCACCTTCGGACACGGTACGGCGGACCGCGAACGCCTCACGGAGCTGATCCGCGGGGCGGGGATCGCCGCCGTCGTGGACATCAGGACCGCACCCGGAAGCCGCCACAACCCGGATGCGGGCCGTGAGCGGCTGCGGCAGTGGCTGCCCGAAGCCGGGATCTCCTACCGCTGGGAATCGCGACTGGGCGGCTTCCGCAAACTGCCTGCGGACTCACCCGACACGGTCTGGCGCAACGACGCGTTCCGCGGTTACGCCGCGCATACGCGCACGGATGAGTTCCTCGACGCCATCGCGCAGCTCCTGGACGAGGCCGCTGAGCGGCGGACGGCCGTCATGTGCGCGGAGGCGGTCTGGTGGCGCTGCCACCGCCGCATCGTCGCCGACTTCGTGGTGCTCGCCCGGGGACGGCCCGTCCTGCACCTGATGCCCGCCGGCCGGCTCGTCCCTCACCGGCTGAGCGAGGGTGTGCGTCTGCGCGAGGACGGCCTGCTCGTCTACGACGGTCCGGGGGGTAAGGGGGGTCAGGGGTCTTCGGACCGCCCCGAAGAGGGACGCGCGCGGTCAGGCCGCGGTACCTAG